A DNA window from Calliphora vicina chromosome 1, idCalVici1.1, whole genome shotgun sequence contains the following coding sequences:
- the Atg17 gene encoding RB1-inducible coiled-coil protein 1: MLYVFHVDVGRMLNFDMTVALSSVENLKDTIERLHGIPATNIVLLVSGGEMLTHTTQVSYYSAGTDTNPIYMFLTGDVKLPSSSASGDSDLDLREQVERSLELPAVYETVVKRAQLALRMHDLARDEDRLCERLVHEQHLQQQGWSAVVANMEDLTEEFRSRFRNFCESFDRHLERRASFLELLRNFSDDLCKLSRIPILPGLMPLAEADFHGFDEYLENDDVFSRSTNQQQSVLMAGANAAAVNEAAGDAVEAAGAGASGSGGADNSDDKSTSSTSTSPNKKLKMANESNEERTSQTSQTSITSNTARRLNLLQWITSKENHNVLRTMSEECIQGLATFNEDVYEKLKLEVLSIIKLAEQSDVKEIRGLGERLCKLEEFKYKIKSMVKDQRELSTAFQQNQNRAINLRDTSILPDLCASHQSQLLVMLQNHKKIREHRHCIAKAKDELGANLHARLKRIVYIENAMSEFDNRLLFYHRCLRRAERHIHIIDQIHQAPNMYVAAVTEVMRRKIFSTEFRLWASKLAEDFDSIHSEEMKRRQQFNCNFEGHFLNILFPGMADMPPAFANENPLIFDARLPNISRSDIDVLTTHLPEMTSQIHLPDMEPVIYFFVSRSGTHQRERFEELLKQKQKRAAEEFKQISGEDEQSSSSPTAMVVSGKLPLNPRLSELRKDASGTVGGEESETDTETEFEQVPPNSQQSVATSTSENLQQFPTITKSTATDLLITQSAATLTDETSETLKNEVTHMRAMLGAMSKLALECIQLARNNLQTFRQESISQKEDLQSDLQTLNDKWNVLRMQCVAREQELSQQQTNREQEIIQLKEELKQRDYELNEQKELNCEMSTMKTNYASLEAQLEELKDKLKFVEGEKEQAVLEAREKLIHEHKTEIESLRQRFKLMTSMERSPSDLSLETSPLNDNVIDKQLHDTIMSQLRSELEADKEKAITAAIEMERSIWQSKIFPLNSESVMANVGILKEMLEEKERQLEQLREKDLMLTKENYQLKTRLDALTNEEGNSWLKEKIDYLHRDKCRLEEELHSEKSRRLEMETSFAALKCSTYDQSPLTRSKSGGSSHKLIVLESCTKGDLVLVVWSIRHAQFMVVQDSASLYFVHGDSLTALNLRLPPAGEESTIPMPYYAIGRVVDKEYCQARKDENRYRVNRGSKFYRIKLAPMVSRQFSRRDRFESFSTSISRSISQCESHSEASQASCSAAAGANTAASGTSPSLSATTNTSSGIGSLPKDVVDAAVATTIPMATSPITIITTTANQAAAAAPNALLAFKERTMSITSVTEEDDEPVSLLSDRCRYISVSEEDENLLAAGADVATATATQNNNLQTQPQHQQQQTTVITEQPTATASKLELDLMLASAEINNVTAAAATNTTTTTTTQDDSEAFVATTVSTSVGTPQIVVSTPSTSYMLTQTTNTSAAIFIPSNQEMTDKSSPSIPTSIGTTSEDSDEYRSLEPKDDTDFPISE, encoded by the exons ATGTTGTACGTTTTTCACGTCGACGTGGGTCGCATGTTAAATTTCGATATGACAGTGGCACTGTCCTCTGTTGAAAATCTCAAGGACACAATAGAACGTTTGCATGGCATACCAGCGACGAATATTGTGCTGCTGGTGAGCGGTGGTGAAATGTTGACACACACCACTCAGGTCTCATATTATTCTGCCGGCACCGATACAAATCCCATTTATATGTTTCTGACGGGAGATGTTAAATTGCCATCATCCTCGGCTTCAGGAGATTCTGATTTGGATTTAAGGGAACAAGTTGAACGGAGCCTCGAGCTGCCGGCTGTTTATGAAACGGTAGTGAAGAGGGCACAACTTGCCTTGCGCATGCATGATTTGGCGCGAGATGAGGATCGCTTGTGTGAGCGTTTGGTACACGAACAGCATTTGCAGCAGCAGGGTTGGTCGGCGGTGGTAGCTAATATGGAGGATTTGACGGAAGAGTTTCGTTCACGTTTTCGAAATTTCTGCGAATCCTTTGACAGACACTTGGAAAGACGCGCTTCCTTTTTGGAACTCTTGCGAAATTTCTCGGATGACTTGTGTAAACTTTCTCGCATACCCATATTGCCCGGCCTCATGCCATTAGCCGAGGCAGATTTCCATGGATTTGATGAGTATCTAGAAAATGATGATGTCTTTTCAAGATcaacaaatcaacaacaatcGGTATTAATGGCAGGTGCTAATGCGGCCGCTGTAAATGAGGCGGCTGGTGATGCTGTAGAGGCTGCTGGTGCTGGGGCATCTGGTTCAGGAGGTGCCGATAATTCGGATGACAAAAGCACCTCTTCTACTTCGACTTCGCCCAATAAGAAACTGAAAATGGCCAATGAATCGAACGAGGAGCGTACATCTCAAACCTCACAAACTTCTATAACTTCAAATACGGCGCGCAGATTAAATTTGCTGCAGTGGATAACTTCTAAAGAGAACCACAATGTTTTGAGAACCATGTCAGAGGAATGCATCCAGGGCCTGGCCACCTTCAACGAGGATGTCTATGAGAAACTCAAACTGGAGGTTCTAAGCATAATAAAATTGGCTGAACAAAGTGACGTCAAAGAGATACGTGGTTTGGGAGAACGGCTCTGTAAACTGGAGGAGTTCAAGTATAAAATAAAGAGTATGGTCAAAGATCAAAGAGAACTCTCGACcgcttttcaacaaaatcaaaataggGCCATTAATCTAAGAGATACCTCGATATTGCCCGATCTATGTGCCTCGCATCAATCTCAGTTGCTGGTGATGTTACAGAACCACAAAAAGATACGTGAACATAGACATTGCATAGCCAAAGCCAAGGATGAGCTGGGTGCTAATCTTCACGCCCGTCTTAAGCGTATCGTGTACATAGAAAATGCCATGAGCGAATTTGACAATCGTTTGCTCTTCTACCATCGATGCTTGAGACGGGCCGAACGCCACATACACATCATCGATCAAATACACCAGGCACCCAATATGTATGTGGCTGCAGTTACTGAAGTCATGCGCCGCAAAATATTCTCCACAGAATTCCGCTTGTGGGCCTCCAAACTGGCGGAAGATTTCGATTCTATACACAGTGAAGAAATGAAGCGACGTCAACAGTTTAACTGCAATTTCGAGGgtcactttttaaatattttattccccGGCATGGCGGATATGCCGCCAGCTTTTGCTAATGAAAATCCCTTAATATTCGATGCTCGTTTACCGAATATTTCTAGGTCAGATATAGATGTTCTGACGACTCACTTGCCCGAAATGACCTCGCAAATACATCTGCCCGACATGGAACCTGTGATATACTTTTTCGTCTCCCGTTCGGGTACCCATCAGCGAGAACGTTTCGAAGAATTGCtcaaacagaaacaaaaacgCGCAGCCGaagagtttaaacaaatttcgggAGAAGATGAACAATCTTCGTCCTCCCCTACGGCAATGGTAGTAAGTGGTAAATTGCCTTTAAATCCTAGATTAAGTGAATTGCGCAAAGACGCTTCTGGGACAGTAGGCGGTGAAGAATCTGAAACGGATACCGAAACCGAATTTGAACAAGTCCCCCCCAATAGCCAACAATCGGTAGCAACATCAACCAGTGAAAATCTGCAACAGTTTCCTACAATCACAAAAAGTACCGCCACAGATCTATTGATCACCCAAAGTGCTGCAACATTGACGGACGAGACTTCGGAAACCCTCAAGAATGAGGTGACTCACATGCGTGCTATGCTGGGAGCCATGTCGAAATTGGCCTTGGAATGCATACAATTGGCTCGCAATAATTTGCAAACTTTCCGCCAGGAATCCATTTCTCAAAAGGAAGATTTACAATCTGATCTGCAGACACTTAATGACAAATGGAATGTTCTGAGAATGCAATGTGTGGCCAGAGAGCAAGAACTCAGCCAGCAGCAGACTAACAGAGAACAGGAAATCATACAACTTAAAGAAGAATTAAAGCAACGGGACTACGAGTTAAATGAACAAAAGGAGTTGAATTGTGAAATGTccacaatgaaaacaaattacgCTTCGTTGGAGGCACAACTCGAAGAGCTGAAagataaattgaaatttgtggagGGAGAAAAAGAACAGGCGGTATTAGAGGCAAGAGAGAAACTTATACACGAACATAAGACCGAAATAGAGTCGCTAAGACAACGTTTCAAGTTAATGACTTCCATGGAACGTTCCCCCTCCGATCTCAGCCTAGAGACGAGCCCCTTAAATGACAATGTCATAGATAAACAGCTACACGACACTATTATGTCACAACTGCGCAGCGAATTGGAAGCTGATAAAGAAAAGGCCATAACGGCCGCCATAGAAATGGAACGCTCGATATGGCAATCGAAAATATTCCCCTTAAACTCTGAATCTGTGATGGCAAATGTTGGTATTCTTAAGGAAATGCTAGAGGAAAAGGAAAGGCAATTGGAACAATTGCGCGAAAAGGATCTCATGTTAACGAAGGAAAATTATCAGCTAAAAACACGTCTGGATGCGCTCACCAATGAGGAGGGCAACAGTTGGCTTAAAGAGAAAATCGATTACTTGCATAGAGACAAGTGTCGTTTGGAGGAAGAACTCCATAGCGAAAAATCGAGACGTTTAGAAATGGAAACCTCATTTGCAGCTCTAAAGTG cTCCACTTACGATCAATCTCCCCTGACACGCTCTAAATCCGGTGGCTCTAGTCATAAGTTAATTGTTTTGGAGTCCTGTACGAAGGGTGATTTAGTTTTGGTGGTCTGGAGCATACGTCACGCCCAATTCATGGTGGTCCAAGACTCGGCCAGTTTATATTTTGTCCATGGTGATAGTTTGACTGCTTTGAATTTACGTTTACCCCCAGCCGGTGAGGAGTCTACCATACCAATGCCTTATTATGCCATTGGCCGTGTGGTAGACAAGGAATATTGTCAAGCTAGAAAG GATGAAAACCGTTACCGTGTTAATAGAGGCTCGAAATTCTATCGCATCAAATTGGCACCCATGGTTTCTAGACAGTTCTCAAGACGCGACCGTTTTGAAT CATTCTCAACTTCTATAAGTCGTTCGATATCGCAATGTGAGTCTCATAGTGAAGCTTCGCAGGCTTCATGCTCAGCCGCTGCAGGAGCTAATACTGCAGCATCGGGCACTTCACCATCTCTAAGTGCCACTACAAATACTTCGTCCGGCATAGGTAGTCTGCCCAAGGATGTAGTAGATGCCGCTGTTGCAACCACAATACCCATGGCTACATCACCcattacaataataacaactacAGCCAATCAGGCAGCAGCTGCCGCACCGAACGCCCTGCTCGCTTTCAAAGAACGCACCATGAGCATAACCAGTGTTACCGAAGAAGACGATGAGCCGGTATCGCTGCTTAGTGATCGTTGTCGCTATATTAGTGTCAGCGAAGAAGATGAAAACCTTTTAGCTGCTGGGGCAGATGTGGCCACCGCAACAGCTacacaaaataacaatttacaaaCTCAAccacaacatcaacaacaacaaacgacTGTGATAACAGAGCAGCCAACAGCTACAGCCAGCAAATTGGAATTAGATTTAATGTTGGCCTCTGCCGAAATAAATAACGTAACAgctgcagcagcaacaaacaccaccaccaccacaacCACTCAAGACGATAGTGAAGCTTTTGTAGCTACCACAGTGTCCACTAGTGTTGGTACACCACAAATTGTAGTCTCCACACCCTCTACATCCTACATGTTAACCCAAACTACAAACACCTCTGCAGCTATTTTCATACCCTCTAATCAGGAAATGACCGACAAAAGTTCACCCTCAATACCAACCTCAATTGGTACGACTAGTGAAGATTCCGATGAATACAGATCTTTGGAGCCTAAAGACGATACTGATTTCCCCATATCCGAATAG